The DNA window CGGTCGTCCGCGCCGTGGGCGGCTCTAGCTGGCGTCCTGCCGGGCAGCCAGCGCATCGACGAGGCGGCGGCCGAGGCCGTGGACTATCGGGCCGCGAACGTGCGCGCCGGGTACGTCTACGTGATCTCCAACATCGGGGCGTTCGGCGAGCACATGGTGAAGATCGGAATGACCCGACGCCTCGACCCGCTCGACCGGGTGCGAGAGCTCAGCGACGCCTCGGTGCCGTTCAACTTCGACGTGCACGCTCTGTTCTTCTCCGACGACGCCGTCGGCATCGAGACCCAGATGCACACCTGCCTGGCGGACCGTCGCGTGAACCTTGTCAACCAGCGCCGCGAGTTCTTCCGCGTCACCCCCAAGGAGGCCAAGACGCACCTGCTCGATCTGGCAGGGAGCCTCCTGCAGTACGAGGAGCTGCCTGAGGCCCTGGAGTATCGGCAGAGCATCTCCGGCGAGCGCTGACCGGCCAGCCACCGCACCGGCCCGAGCGGGCCGGTGCGGTGGCTGGCCGACTTCGTGCTTGTGGTCCCGGCATCGGCGCCGGATCAGACGCCGAGGGACCTCCGAGTGGCCTGGACGGTGGCGGACAACTCCTCGTAGCAGTCGAAGCCCCGCTCGATGCAGTCCATGTCGACCCCGGATTCGCGCTGTCGCGCCCTCATCAGCGGCTCCTCCGGCATGGACACCGGAAAGGTCAGGAAGTCGACGTCGGGAACTCGTTCCTGGAGCAGGTCGACGTCATCCTGGATGCCGTCCCCGACCTGCAGCCACCGGTTGAACTCGTTGTAGACGATCGCACCCGCGGTGATCCCCTTCGTCCATCCGGTGAAGAGTGCAGCGAGGCTGGTGGCGGCACGAGCCGAACCCCAGGCGTCGGGGGTGAACTCGTAGCGCCAGATCTCGCCCTCATGGAAACCCGCGAGTACGAGCGTGTAGAGCAGCTGCTCGAAGTTGAACAGCGGCAGCTGATGCCGCCAGGAGAACGGCGTACCGATCGAGAACGCCAGGCTGTCAAGTTCCTCGCCCCCGTCGGTCGGCCACGGCATGACCCATCCGCCGTCGGACAGCAGCCGCCGCGAGTGCCACCCCTGCGACTGAAACCAGGTCAGCTGCTCGGCGACGTGGTCCACGTCGAAGAGCCGGTAGACCAGGTCGGGCGGCTGCGCGACGGGCGCTTCGGCGTGCTCGGGCCATTCAACGCCCGCAGCCGTCGCCGCCGCACGGTACTCCGCCGCCGCGTCACGCAGCACGCGCATGTCATCGAGCATCACGGAGCTGCCGGCGCCTCGGGGGTCATGCACAGGCTGGCCCCGCCCTGGCTGACCGTGAACCCGAAGCTCCGCCCGTTCGCCGCGACCCACGGCTTCACCGGCAGCACGATGAACCGCTCACCGTCGTCCCCGTCGCATTTGCGGTAGAACCCGGAGATGTCATTGCCTTGCGGTGACGACTCCGTTCCTGGCACCGGCTGCACGTCAGCGACCAAGCCGGACAGGTTGACCGCCTGGTTCGTCACCCAGAACGGGAACTCGTCGCAGGCCAACCCGGCCGCACGCCCGGTGCACAAGTTCGTCTGGAACTCCGGCCGCACGTCGTACCACTTGTGGTTGTAGCCGGCGGTCTTGGCGGCATTGCCATACTTGCTGCGTGCCGGGTAGAACCACTGGGCCCGCCCGGGGGTTGCGGGAAGCCTCCGTCGCCCATGGCGGTCACAATGTGGGCCCCGGTCTTCGGCATCGGCTTGAGGTTGTAGTTCACACCGCCGGGGACGTAGACGGCGACGTTGTCGTCGCACCCGGCCGTGCCCTGAGCGCCGCGCTGGGCCGTGCACGCGGCGTCGATGATCCGCTTGAGCCGCGCGTCCTCCGCGTCGGTCCACGCGAAGGGGATGTTGTTCCGGTCGGCCACCAGCTTCGTCGTCTTGATCACCTCCGCGTAGATCTTCAAGCTGTTGTACCACTCGCCCTCGTCCGCGCCCCCAGTTGTCGAACGTGTCGAAGTCGGTGTCGTGATGGATCGCGTATTCGAGAAGGCCGTGAATGCCGATCTCCCCGGGGAAGAGAATCTCGAGCAGGGCCCCCAGCGCCAGTCCGATGCCGATCCCCGAGATCGCGACGACGACCCAGGAGGTGCCGGCGGCGGCAACGGGCGCGACCACAACGAGCCGCACCGCCTGCGCCGCAGGCGCCAGCACAAGCGTGCACGACCCCGCCGGACCATCGCCAGCTGGCGCAGATCGCCCTGCAGGTTGGCGGCCGGTACGGGTTCGCGTTGGCCGGCGGGCATGCGATCGCCGCACACGGGATCCTCGACCGCCCCAGCGAAGACGTCGATCTGTTCGCCGCAACGCCGCGCCGACTTCCCCACTGCCGTGGACGAGGTGATCGCCGCCTACGGCGCCAAAGGCTACCGGGACCATCGACCGTCGACTCGACACATTCGCTCGGCTACACGTCACGGACCCAACCCACCCAGACCAGCAGCACCGCGTGGAACTGGTCGCGAACTGGCGCGCCCAGCCACCCGTTCAGATGGACATTGGTCCGGTCCTGCACCCCGATGACGTCCTGGCCGGCACGATGGATGCCCTCTACAACCGGGCAGCCGCGCGCGATCTCCTCGACATCGATGCCGCCATCACCAGCGGCCGGTACACCCTCGACCAGCATTGCGAACTCGCGCACGCCGCCGACGACGGATTCGATCGAGGCATGTTCGCCGCGATGCTTCGCCATGTCGACCGCTTCGATGACGAAGACTTCGCCGACTATGGTCTGACGCCGGATGATATCGCCGGGCTGCGGGCTCGCGTCTCCGCATGGCGGACCGCCCTACTTCGAGAAGTCGAGTAGGGTCTCCCCGCCCTGGAGCCTCCGTCTACTGGGCCCGTTCGTCTCACGGCACGTCGGGGTCGGGGCACTCGGTCCGACAGCTGCTCGCGGCGGCGTCATCGATGAGGGAGTTGTCGAGGAGCCAGTCGATGGCCCGGCGGGTTGCCCGGGCATGGTGGAAGGCGTACCAAGCGTTCAGCAGATGCGGATACTCCTCATGCAGTTCGTCCTTGAACCGCCGGAAGGCGCCCCTGCCCTGGATGGCCCGCAGGAGCCGGCGTCCCGCCTGCTCGTCGCTGACCTGCTCGGCGAAGTCGGCCATGTCGCGGTGCCAGACGTAGGACGGCACCGCCTCGATGGGGACCAGGTCGAGTTCGTCGAGGTCCACGGGCGTCTTCCCGTCGATACCGCCGTCGGCCGTCCACATCATGATTTCTCCGCTGGCCGGATCGATGAGCCAGCGGTACTCGGACGCGCTCTGGTCCTGCAGCGCCGTGGCGATCTCCTCGAGATCGAGGTGGCGTACGTCGAGCATGTGTCCACTCCCGTTGCCGTGGTCGTCGGCACCACGGTAGATCCGTCTCCCACCCCGCCGCGAGACTGCCGGCCTGGCCAATGATCGGCACGGGGACCGAAGCGGTGAGGTGACTGCTGCTCAGGCAACCCGGGATCGGGCCAGCTACAGCCCAGCGGCGTCGAGGGTCTTGAGGAACGTTCGCCGGCGCTTGTGCTCGATCCGCCGCTCCGCGAGGTATCGCCCGAACGCCCCGTGTTCTCCTGCCGCCTCATACGCCGTTCGCAGGGCTGGGAGCAGCGCGACGGCCCGCCGGTAGCGCCGCTTGTCGGCCGAGTTGAGGATCGCCTGCTCGACGAGGTCCCGGTACGGCTGGATAACCTCCTCCGGATGCGTGGCGGCCCGCCTTTCCAGCAGGGTCTGCCACTGCGGTCCGCCGAGCCACCGCCGGTGGTGCAGGGCAACCCGCCATGCCTCGTCGTCACGGCCCACCGCCAGCAGCACATCGACCAGCTCCGAGGCGTACGCCGGCTGCTGGTCGACCCGGTCGCGCAGCACCTCCGTTGCCCACGCCGTCGGATCGTCGCCGCCAGCCGTTGCTACGGTGTCGATCAACGATCGGTAGCCTGGGGCGGTGGGATGGCATGCGAACTCCTCCCGCCGGCCCCGCACGGCACCCGACGTGTCGCCAGCGGCGACGAGCACGCCGACCAGGAGGTCACGGAGCCGGTCGGTGTAGGGCGAGCCCGCGTTGGTGGCCACGCCCCGCCGGGCCCAGCCGATCGCCTCGTCCCGGCGCCCGGCCGCATGTAGCGCCTCGGCGATCCGTTGGTACTGCACGGCGTTGGTCAGGTGCTCGGCCAGCACGGCGACGTACCGGCCGACGTCGCCCGACACCTCAGCGAACTGCTCGCGCAGGTCGCGGACCGCGAACCCGGCGGTCCACGACTCCGGGTCGGCGACACGTGCCCGCTCGGCGATCAGCCGCTCCACCTCCGCGATCCCCCGCTTCCCCAGCGCGGGAGCGAAGTCGGCCAGTCGGACGCGGGGCCAGCCGGGACCGTCGCACTCCAGCTTCACCAGCCAGCCGGCCAGGCTGACCGGGTTCGGCAGTGCCGCCGCGCATGCCTTGGCGTACAGGTCCATGAGCTTCTCGCAACGCGCATCTTCAACCACCCATCCGGTCCTCGGCGGCCCGCCAGGCCACCTCGTCACCGCGCGGCTCGTACCTCACGATGTGCTCAGTCCCGCGCAGAACGGTCCGCAGGGCAGCCAGGTCGCCGTTGATCACACCGGCGGCGCGGG is part of the Micromonospora cremea genome and encodes:
- a CDS encoding UPF0158 family protein, producing MLDVRHLDLEEIATALQDQSASEYRWLIDPASGEIMMWTADGGIDGKTPVDLDELDLVPIEAVPSYVWHRDMADFAEQVSDEQAGRRLLRAIQGRGAFRRFKDELHEEYPHLLNAWYAFHHARATRRAIDWLLDNSLIDDAAASSCRTECPDPDVP
- a CDS encoding NucA/NucB deoxyribonuclease domain-containing protein → MLAPAAQAVRLVVVAPVAAAGTSWVVVAISGIGIGLALGALLEILFPGEIGIHGLLEYAIHHDTDFDTFDNWGRGRGRVVQQLEDLRGGDQDDEAGGRPEQHPLRVDRRGGRAAQADHRRRVHGPARRSGHGRVRRQRRRLRPRRCELQPQADAEDRGPHCDRHGRRRLPATPGRAQWFYPARSKYGNAAKTAGYNHKWYDVRPEFQTNLCTGRAAGLACDEFPFWVTNQAVNLSGLVADVQPVPGTESSPQGNDISGFYRKCDGDDGERFIVLPVKPWVAANGRSFGFTVSQGGASLCMTPEAPAAP
- a CDS encoding GIY-YIG nuclease family protein, whose product is MDYRAANVRAGYVYVISNIGAFGEHMVKIGMTRRLDPLDRVRELSDASVPFNFDVHALFFSDDAVGIETQMHTCLADRRVNLVNQRREFFRVTPKEAKTHLLDLAGSLLQYEELPEALEYRQSISGER